The following nucleotide sequence is from Endozoicomonas sp. GU-1.
TCAGGGTATCAGGGGGCTTATGCTGTTCACTTCTATTGACTTGATCTGCCTGACTACTAAACGCGGTGATGAGCAGACAGACTGTTAAGCTTTTCTTTACTGCATCCAACATCTTAAAGGGGTCCTTATGTCATCTTTATTCTCACTAGAACTTCCGTTGATTTTTATGGTTATAAGGTCATGCTAGTGCTGTCTCGTCCTGACAAAGCAATGCTTATACCAAGTTGTTAACTTGTTATAAATAATGGTTTTTTATATCTCAGCCAGAAGCTTCGCACGTATAAATGGTGCAATAATCTGATCATTTGCACAACTTTCATCCTTCGATGGGTCACAGTAGGAATGGCGGTCACCCGCCACCCCCTGCGCAGATCCGTACTTGCACTGCTAGCGCATACGGCTCCTACCTCGAGTATTTAACGTCAAACCGTTGCTCCGGCCATGGATGAAGAACTTTTACTTTGGGCAACACAGTGTTGATGAAGGCACCAAACTTCTTCCAGTTCAGTCTGCTTCTCTGGCTGCGCCGCTTCAAGGCTTTGTACCAAATCTTTTGCACTGCTGTCCTGAAGGCATTGATTCTCAGTCCATTGCCAGGCACCGAAAAGTAGTTCATGTGACCTTGCAGTACACGTCTCAACCACTTCAACTGCTCCGGCACGGGGTCATGCCTGTGTTTCAGGAGATAGTCTTTGATCTTGCTCAATGTCGCTCGCATTCGCTCTTTGCTGGTTCGTCTGACAATGTTGAAGTTTCCACTGCTTCGACTAATACCGCAGATATGAGTAAATCCAAGAAACGTAAACGTCTCCGGCTTTCCCTGCTCCCTTTTCTTCAAGTCAACTTTGGCAAAGCGACCAAAGCGTATCAATCGGGTTTTATCCTCATGCAAGGACAAACCAAACTGCCCAAGTCTTTTACCAAGCTCACTCAGGAAGACCTTTGCATCATGCTCACGCTGAAAGCCCAGCACACTGTCATCCGCAAAGCGAACCACAATCATTCGTCCAGAGGCTTCCCGCTTTCGCCATTGGTCAACCCAAAGGTCAAACACGTAGTGCAAATAAATATTTGATAATAGCGGCGATATCACCGATCCCTGTGGCATCCCTCTTACGCTTCGAACACGACGACCATCCCCGTCGTAGTGCCCTACTTGTATCCACTGTCTTATCAAGCGGATAATGCGCTTGTCCCTCACCCGATGCTCTAAAAACATGATCAGCCACTCATGTTCGACCTGTTCGAAGAATTTCCGAATATCCAGATCCAGCACCCAGTTCACCGGATTACGTTTGATTCCCACCGTCAGAGCATCCA
It contains:
- a CDS encoding reverse transcriptase domain-containing protein, whose product is MIPKADGGERPISVFCLEDKIVQQAVVKVLEGIYENDFRGFSYGYRPLKSQHDALDALTVGIKRNPVNWVLDLDIRKFFEQVEHEWLIMFLEHRVRDKRIIRLIRQWIQVGHYDGDGRRVRSVRGMPQGSVISPLLSNIYLHYVFDLWVDQWRKREASGRMIVVRFADDSVLGFQREHDAKVFLSELGKRLGQFGLSLHEDKTRLIRFGRFAKVDLKKREQGKPETFTFLGFTHICGISRSSGNFNIVRRTSKERMRATLSKIKDYLLKHRHDPVPEQLKWLRRVLQGHMNYFSVPGNGLRINAFRTAVQKIWYKALKRRSQRSRLNWKKFGAFINTVLPKVKVLHPWPEQRFDVKYSR